A window of the Oryzias melastigma strain HK-1 linkage group LG11, ASM292280v2, whole genome shotgun sequence genome harbors these coding sequences:
- the rpl11 gene encoding 60S ribosomal protein L11 → MAEQGEKKENPMKELRIRKLCLNICVGESGDRLTRAAKVLEQLTGQTPVFSKARYTVRSFGIRRNEKIAVHCTVRGAKAEEILEKGLKVREYELRKNNFSDTGNFGFGIQEHIDLGIKYDPSIGIYGLDFYVVLGRPGFSIADKKRKRGRIGFKHRIRKEEAMRWFQQKYDGIILPGK, encoded by the exons ATGGCG GAACAGGGTGAGAAGAAGGAGAACCCTATGAAGGAGCTCCGCATCCGCAAGCTCTGCCTGAACATCTGCGTGGGTGAGAGTGGTGACAGACTGACCAGAGCTGCCAAAGTGCTGGAGCAGCTCACAGGACAGACGCCCGTCTTCTCCAAAG cccGCTATACTGTGAGATCATTTGGTATCCGCAGAAATGAAAAGATCGCTGTCCACTGCACCGTCCGGGGAGCTAAAGCAGAGGAGATCCTGGAGAAAGGATTGAAG GTTCGTGAGTACGAGTTGAGAAAGAACAACTTCTCCGACACAGGAAACTTTGGCTTTGGCATCCAGGAACACATCGATCTGGGCATCAAGTACGACCCCAGCATTGGTATCTATGGTCTGGACTTCTATGTG GTCCTCGGCAGGCCCGGCTTCAGCATCGCTGACAAGAAGCGCAAAAGAGGCCGCATTGGTTTCAAACATCGCATCCGTAAAGAGGAGGCCATGCGCTGGTTTCAGCAGAAA tacGATGGCATCATTCTCCCTGGCAAGTAA
- the LOC112136886 gene encoding elongation factor 1-alpha: MGKEKTHINIVVIGHVDSGKSTTTGHLIYKCGGIDKRTIEKFEKEAAEMGKGSFKYAWVLDKLKAERERGITIDIALWKFETSKYYVTIIDAPGHRDFIKNMITGTSQADCAVLIVAAGVGEFEAGISKNGQTREHALLAYTLGVKQLIVGVNKMDSTEPPYSQKRFEEITKEVSAYIKKIGYNPATVAFVPISGWHGDNMLEASDKMSWFKGWKIERKEGGATGITLLEALDSILPPSRPTDKPLRLPLQDVYKIGGIGTVPVGRVETGLLKPGMVVTFAPPNLTTEVKSVEMHHESLSEALPGDNVGFNVKNVSVKEIRRGNVAGDSKNDPPLAAENFTAQVIILNHPGQIAQGYAPVLDCHTAHIACKFSELKEKIDRRSGKKLEDNPKALKSGDAAIITMVPGKPMCVESFSQYPPLGRFAVRDMRQTVAVGVIKTVEKKAPSGGKVTKSAQKADKKK; encoded by the exons ATGGGAAAGGAAAAAACCCATATTAACATTGTGGTCATTGGCCATGTCGATTCCGGCAAGTCCACAACTACCGGCCACCTGATCTACAAGTGCGGAGGGATTGACAAGAGAACCATCGAGAAGTTTGAGAAGGAAGCCGCTGAG ATGGGTAAAGGCTCCTTCAAGTACGCCTGGGTGTTGGACAAACTGAAGGCTGAGCGTGAGCGTGGTATCACCATCGACATCGCTCTGTGGAAGTTTGAGACCAGCAAGTACTATGTGACCATCATTGATGCCCCTGGACACAGAGACTTCATCAAGAACATGATCACTGGAACTTCTCAG GCTGACTGTGCTGTGCTGATCGTTGCTGCTGGTGTTGGAGAGTTTGAAGCTGGTATCTCCAAGAACGGGCAGACCCGTGAGCACGCGCTGCTGGCCTACACCCTGGGTGTGAAGCAGCTCATCGTTGGCGTCAACAAGATGGACTCCACCGAGCCCCCTTACAGCCAGAAGCGTTTTGAAGAGATCACCAAGGAAGTGAGCGCCTACATCAAGAAGATTGGCTACAACCCTGCCACCGTGGCTTTTGTCCCCATCTCTGGATGGCACGGAGACAACATGCTGGAGGCCAGTGACAAG ATGAGCTGGTTTAAGGGCTGGAAGATTGAGCGTAAGGAGGGAGGAGCTACAGGTATTACACTCCTGGAAGCCTTGGACTCCATTCTGCCGCCCAGTCGCCCCACTGACAAGCCCCTGCGTCTGCCTCTGCAGGACGTCTACAAAATTGGCG GTATTGGAACAGTCCCCGTCGGCCGTGTTGAGACTGGACTCTTGAAGCCCGGCATGGTCGTCACCTTCGCTCCTCCCAACCTGACCACTGAGGTCAAGTCAGTGGAGATGCACCACGAGTCTCTTTCTGAGGCTCTTCCCGGTGACAACGTGGGCTTCAACGTCAAGAACGTGTCCGTCAAGGAAATCCGTCGTGGAAACGTGGCCGGCGACAGCAAGAACGACCCACCACTGGCAGCTGAGAACTTCACCGCTCAG GTGATCATCCTGAACCACCCCGGTCAGATCGCTCAGGGTTACGCTCCCGTGCTGGACTGCCACACTGCTCACATTGCCTGCAAGTTCAGCGAGCTCAAGGAGAAGATCGACCGTCGTTCTGGCAAGAAGCTGGAGGACAACCCCAAAGCCCTGAAGTCTGGCGACGCTGCCATCATCACCATGGTGCCTGGAAAACCCATGTGTGTTGAGAGCTTCTCCCAGTATCCTCCTCTGG GCCGCTTCGCTGTGCGTGACATGAGGCAGACGGTGGCCGTCGGGGTCATCAAGACCGTGGAGAAGAAGGCGCCCTCTGGCGGGAAGGTCACCAAATCTGCACAGAAGGCTGACAAGAAGAAATGA
- the klhl43 gene encoding kelch-like protein 31 has translation MAPKKKAPRPKKAAEDTITQVPVETSSIPLKVESRGDGVVVVESGVKKIEQMAALDIAQLNSLNLQLPPPAIKPGERGFGLGSELTRPLHGNALLEELSKMRQEKFLTDLELACKTKAFDVHKLVISSISQYFREILAKDPGMKRLELPSLSPLGLANVITFAYLGRVHMSLYTIGCTVSAATALQIPQLLKMCMDFLLAELNVQTCVYIWNIAAAYGLLPVCDAARRFVLENFVPFSETPLFMQLTLEQISAFLQDDALVLPSEVTAFQLTMKWLDFNASRQAHASDLLSHIRFETIPASELVSQIQPVPRMMLDPQCHRLLVDAMNYHLLPYQQNTLQSRRTQVRGAQQTLLTIGGRPSLTERALSREVLWRDPRDSGATWRHLTQLPAKSFNQCVAVMDGFLYVAGGEDQNDARNQAKHAVSTLSRYDPRFNTWLHLASMRQRRTHFSLAASGGRLYAIGGRNVEGLLATTESYLPSSNTWQMRAPMEVPRCCHSSATLPSGDILVTGGYISCAYSRSASCYNVETDTWSEKTPMETPRGWHCSATLGGKVYVVGGSQLGPGGERIDVLSVEVFSPESGAWSRAAPLPLGVSTAGLSPLAEKLYLLGGWNEAEKRYKAAVQKYDPATDSWSKGEDLPEPTVGVSCCALTLPPRHAPRRQQHRNTPGHEEQSPAGKNRSRENSKAPVQVQSA, from the exons ATGGCCCCAAAGAAGAAGGCCCCTCGCCCAAAGAAGGCCGCCGAAGACACCATCACTCAGGTTCCCGTGGAGACCAGCTCCATCCCCTTGAAGGTGGAGAGCCGTGGTGACGGCGTGGTGGTGGTTGAGAGCGGCGTGAAGAAGATTGAGCAGATGGCGGCCCTGGACATCGCACAGCTGAACAGCCTGAACCTGCAGCTGCCGCCGCCCGCCATCAAGCCCGGCGAGAGGGGCTTCGGCCTGGGCAGCGAGCTCACGCGGCCTCTGCACGGCAACGCACTGCTGGAGGAGCTCAGCAAGATGCGCCAGGAGAA GTTCCTGACTGATCTGGAGCTGGCCTGTAAGACCAAGGCCTTCGACGTGCACAAACTGGTCATTTCCTCCATTAGCCAGTACTTTAGAGAGATTCTGGCTAAAGACCCTGGAATGAAGCGTCTGGAACTCCCCTCTCTCTCACCTCTGG GTCTTGCCAATGTCATCACTTTTGCCTACTTGGGCCGCGTCCATATGTCCCTTTACACCATTGGCTGCACCGTCTCTGCCGCCACCGCGCTGCAGATCCCTCAACTCCTCAAGATGTGCATGGACTTCCTGCTGGCGGAGCTCAACGTCCAGACCTGCGTCTACATCTGGAACATCGCTGCCGCCTACGGCCTGCTGCCCGTGTGCGACGCCGCCCGCCGCTTCGTCCTTGAGAACTTTGTGCCGTTCTCAGAGACGCCGCTCTTCATGCAACTGACCCTGGAGCAGATCTCCGCTTTCCTGCAGGACGACGCGCTGGTGTTACCGTCAGAGGTCACGGCTTtccag ctcaccATGAAGTGGCTGGACTTTAACGCCTCTCGCCAGGCTCACGCCTCTGACCTTCTGTCCCACATCCGCTTCGAGACCATCCCAGCCAGCGAGCTGGTGAGCCAGATCCAGCCAGTGCCCCGCATGATGCTGGACCCCCAGTGCCACCGCCTGCTGGTGGACGCCATGAACTACCACCTGCTGCCCTACCAGCAGAACACCCTGCAGTCCAGGCGCACGCAGGTCCGGGGGGCCCAGCAGACTCTGCTGACCATCGGAGGACGCCCGTCTCTCACAGAGAGGGCTCTCAGCCGGGAG GTTCTGTGGAGGGACCCTCGTGACAGTGGAGCAACCTGGCGCCACCTGACCCAGCTGCCGGCGAAGAGCTTCAACCAGTGTGTGGCGGTGATGGACGGCTTCCTGTATGTTGCTGGAGGAGAGGACCAGAACGACGCCCGGAACCAGGCCAAGCACGCCGTCAGCACACTCAGCAG ATACGACCCCCGCTTCAACACCTGGCTCCACCTGGCCAGCATGCGTCAGCGACGCACCCACTTCTCCCTGGCAGCCAGCGGTGGTCGCCTGTACGCCATCGGCGGCCGTAACGTCGAGGGCTTGTTGGCCACCACCGAGAGCTACCTGCCCTCCTCCAACACCTGGCAGATGCGCGCCCCCATGGAAGTGCCCCGCTGCTGCCACTCCAGTGCCACCCTGCCCTCTGGAGACATCCTGGTGACCGGCGGCTACATCAGCTGTGCCTACTCCCGCTCTGCCTCGTGCTACAACGTGGAGACCGATACCTGGAGCGAGAAAACCCCCATGGAGACACCCCGCGGCTGGCACTGCTCCGCCACCCTGGGTGGGAAGGTGTACgtagtgggaggaagccagctCGGGCCAGGTGGAGAGCGGATCGATGTGCTGTCAGTGGAAGTTTTCAGCCCTGAGAGTGGGGCGTGGAGCCGGGCGGCACCGCTGCCCTTGGGCGTGAGCACCGCGGGCCTGTCCCCGCTGGCCGAGAAGCTGTACCTGCTGGGAGGCTGGAACGAGGCCGAGAAACGCTACAAGGCGGCCGTGCAGAAGTACGACCCGGCCACAGATAGCTGGTCGAAGGGGGAGGATCTGCCGGAGCCAACAGTAGGAGTCTCCTGCTGCGCCCTGACGCTGCCACCCCGCCACGCACCACGCCGGCAGCAGCACCGCAACACCCCGGGACACGAGGAGCAGAGCCCTGCCGGAAAGAACCGGAGCAGAGAGAACAGCAAGGCCCCAGTACAGGTCCAAAGTGCATGA
- the eloa gene encoding elongin-A isoform X2, whose protein sequence is MAEDLLETVERLQSRILDNPEPRKLLKALKRLGELPMTVHILVETGVGKTVNSFRKHQVAGELAKSLVAKWKKLVPQSADRPNSHAKEGPCSQAQGHRHQREPSPEEQSYMEEEEEEQGYYHGNYSPSPPHRNQYSPPQPNAYQSDEYESPEQEPEPSPPPPPPPPRKEVRHAKPSKDKNHHHSDRHKDRDEERRQRPAETSTDRGGGGDGKKRSGERERQSSPVEKVAKHSRKSTTHSSKREEKKKKGGDDGRPKASKDSPSRVEEEEEFEKHTMSFESFLTYDTPVKKKKKKQQLPSSSSHKQPSHSSSSRHSRTSPPPAPSSSGKESKANGAQGTKRPRSSSSSSAAGQTPEKRRRVVEALPTLPEIPLPAIQPNYRPLPSIETPLSPQRRKVPVCNDEEDAGFTGKRFNSKMVVYSGSKTAYLPKMMTLYEQCIRVLQNNIDSIAEVGGVPYEILEPVLERCTPEQLYRIELSNQCFTEESDDLWKRHCQRDFKRESPQEFESWREMYLRLHDEREERLRMLTQNITSAHANKPKGRQVKMAFVNSVAKPPRDVRRRQEKFGTTSGSSTASIAAASPIKIRPVVTDDSRESSSSSSSLLASPAPSSRLSAPSGGGSGGGGLGREKPAVKKIAPMMAKTIKAFKNRFSRR, encoded by the exons ATGGCGGAAGACCTGCTAGAAACAGTGGAGAGACTTCAGTCCCGGATTCTGGACAATCCGGAGCCTCGTAAG CTCCTGAAGGCTCTCAAGAGACTGGGAGAGCTGCCCATGACTGTGCACATACTGGTG GAAACTGGAGTTGGGAAAACTGTGAACTCCTTCAGGAAACATCAAGTTGCTGGAGAGCTGGCCAAAAGCCTCGTGGCCAAATGGAAGAAACTGGTTCCTCAGTCAGCAGACAG aCCCAACAGCCATGCCAAAGAGGGCCCCTGCTCACAGGCTCAAGGCCACAGGCACCAGCGAGAGCCCTCCCCTGAGGAGCAAAGCTAcatggaggaagaagaggaggagcaagGCTACTACCACGGCAATTACTCTCCCTCGCCACCTCATCGAAACCAGTACAGCCCCCCTCAGCCAAATGCCTATCAATCAGATGAATACGAGAGTCCAGAGCAGGAGCCAGAGCccagccctcctcctcctcctccgcctcctcgGAAGGAGGTTCGCCACGCCAAACCAAGCAAAGACAAAAACCATCACCACAGCGACCGACACAAGGACAGAGATGAAGAGCGGCGACAGCGGCCTGCTGAGACGAGTACTGATCGAGGAGGGGGTGGTGATGGAAAGAAACGCAGCGGAGAACGGGAACGACAGAGCAGTCCGGTGGAGAAAGTCGCCAAGCACAGCAGGAAGTCCACGACGCACAGCAGCAAaagggaggagaagaagaagaagggagGAGACGATG GGCGTCCAAAAGCATCGAAGGACTCTCCGTCCAGAgtggaagaagaggaggagtttGAGAAGCACACCATGTCCTTTGAGTCCTTCCTCACATACGACACGCcggtcaagaagaagaagaagaagcagcagttGCCCTCATCTTCGTCACACAAGCAGCCCTCTCACTCGTCCTCTTCCCGTCACTCTCGCACGTCTCCTCCACCCGCCCCTTCGTCATCCGGTAAAGAGAGCAAAGCGAACGGGGCGCAGGGCACCAAACGGCCTCGCTCCAGCTCGAGCTCCTCAGCGGCCGGGCAGACGCCAGAGAAACGCAGGAGG GTTGTTGAAGCTCTTCCAACTCTCCCAGAAATCCCTTTGCCTGCGATTCAGCCCAATTACAGACCTCTGCCCTCCATAGAAACGCCACTGTCACCTCAGAGGCGCAAAG TTCCCGTTTGCAACGATGAGGAGGACGCAGGCTTCACAGGGAAACGCTTCAACTCTAAGATGGTTGTTTACTCCGGATCCAAAACCGCATACCTGCCCAAGATGATGACTCTGTACGAGCAGTGCATCCGGGTGCTGCAGAACAACATTGACT CCATCGCTGAAGTGGGAGGAGTCCCGTATGAGATCCTTGAGCCGGTGCTGGAGAGATGCACCCCTGAGCAGCTTTACCGCATCGAGCTGAGCAATCAG TGTTTTACGGAAGAGTCCGACGACCTGTGGAAGCGCCACTGCCAGCGAGACTTCAAGCGCGAGTCTCCTCAGGAGTTCGAGTCGTGGAGGGAGATGTACCTGCGGCTGCACGACGAGCGGGAGGAGCGGCTGAGGATGCTCACCCAGAACATCACCTCTGCACATGCCAACAAACCCAAAG GTCGGCAGGTTAAGATGGCGTTTGTGAATTCTGTGGCCAAGCCTCCACGTGATGTTCGGCGCCGACAGGAGAAGTTTGGGACCACCAGTGGCTCGTCCACAGCTTCTATTGCAGCCGCCTCTCCTATCAA AATCAGACCGGTTGTTACAGATGACTCTCGGGAGTcgagcagctcctcctcctctctgctggcCTCGCCTGCGCCTTCATCCCGGCTCTCTGCACCAAGTGGAGGAggttcaggaggaggaggacttgGTCGAGAGAAGCCAGCAGTCAAAA AAATCGCCCCTATGATGGCCAAAACCATCAAAGCGTTCAAGAACAGATTCTCCCGCCGGTAA
- the eloa gene encoding elongin-A isoform X1 translates to MAEDLLETVERLQSRILDNPEPRKLLKALKRLGELPMTVHILVETGVGKTVNSFRKHQVAGELAKSLVAKWKKLVPQSADRPNSHAKEGPCSQAQGHRHQREPSPEEQSYMEEEEEEQGYYHGNYSPSPPHRNQYSPPQPNAYQSDEYESPEQEPEPSPPPPPPPPRKEVRHAKPSKDKNHHHSDRHKDRDEERRQRPAETSTDRGGGGDGKKRSGERERQSSPVEKVAKHSRKSTTHSSKREEKKKKGGDDGEGSGRPKASKDSPSRVEEEEEFEKHTMSFESFLTYDTPVKKKKKKQQLPSSSSHKQPSHSSSSRHSRTSPPPAPSSSGKESKANGAQGTKRPRSSSSSSAAGQTPEKRRRVVEALPTLPEIPLPAIQPNYRPLPSIETPLSPQRRKVPVCNDEEDAGFTGKRFNSKMVVYSGSKTAYLPKMMTLYEQCIRVLQNNIDSIAEVGGVPYEILEPVLERCTPEQLYRIELSNQCFTEESDDLWKRHCQRDFKRESPQEFESWREMYLRLHDEREERLRMLTQNITSAHANKPKGRQVKMAFVNSVAKPPRDVRRRQEKFGTTSGSSTASIAAASPIKIRPVVTDDSRESSSSSSSLLASPAPSSRLSAPSGGGSGGGGLGREKPAVKKIAPMMAKTIKAFKNRFSRR, encoded by the exons ATGGCGGAAGACCTGCTAGAAACAGTGGAGAGACTTCAGTCCCGGATTCTGGACAATCCGGAGCCTCGTAAG CTCCTGAAGGCTCTCAAGAGACTGGGAGAGCTGCCCATGACTGTGCACATACTGGTG GAAACTGGAGTTGGGAAAACTGTGAACTCCTTCAGGAAACATCAAGTTGCTGGAGAGCTGGCCAAAAGCCTCGTGGCCAAATGGAAGAAACTGGTTCCTCAGTCAGCAGACAG aCCCAACAGCCATGCCAAAGAGGGCCCCTGCTCACAGGCTCAAGGCCACAGGCACCAGCGAGAGCCCTCCCCTGAGGAGCAAAGCTAcatggaggaagaagaggaggagcaagGCTACTACCACGGCAATTACTCTCCCTCGCCACCTCATCGAAACCAGTACAGCCCCCCTCAGCCAAATGCCTATCAATCAGATGAATACGAGAGTCCAGAGCAGGAGCCAGAGCccagccctcctcctcctcctccgcctcctcgGAAGGAGGTTCGCCACGCCAAACCAAGCAAAGACAAAAACCATCACCACAGCGACCGACACAAGGACAGAGATGAAGAGCGGCGACAGCGGCCTGCTGAGACGAGTACTGATCGAGGAGGGGGTGGTGATGGAAAGAAACGCAGCGGAGAACGGGAACGACAGAGCAGTCCGGTGGAGAAAGTCGCCAAGCACAGCAGGAAGTCCACGACGCACAGCAGCAAaagggaggagaagaagaagaagggagGAGACGATGGTGAGGGCTCAG GGCGTCCAAAAGCATCGAAGGACTCTCCGTCCAGAgtggaagaagaggaggagtttGAGAAGCACACCATGTCCTTTGAGTCCTTCCTCACATACGACACGCcggtcaagaagaagaagaagaagcagcagttGCCCTCATCTTCGTCACACAAGCAGCCCTCTCACTCGTCCTCTTCCCGTCACTCTCGCACGTCTCCTCCACCCGCCCCTTCGTCATCCGGTAAAGAGAGCAAAGCGAACGGGGCGCAGGGCACCAAACGGCCTCGCTCCAGCTCGAGCTCCTCAGCGGCCGGGCAGACGCCAGAGAAACGCAGGAGG GTTGTTGAAGCTCTTCCAACTCTCCCAGAAATCCCTTTGCCTGCGATTCAGCCCAATTACAGACCTCTGCCCTCCATAGAAACGCCACTGTCACCTCAGAGGCGCAAAG TTCCCGTTTGCAACGATGAGGAGGACGCAGGCTTCACAGGGAAACGCTTCAACTCTAAGATGGTTGTTTACTCCGGATCCAAAACCGCATACCTGCCCAAGATGATGACTCTGTACGAGCAGTGCATCCGGGTGCTGCAGAACAACATTGACT CCATCGCTGAAGTGGGAGGAGTCCCGTATGAGATCCTTGAGCCGGTGCTGGAGAGATGCACCCCTGAGCAGCTTTACCGCATCGAGCTGAGCAATCAG TGTTTTACGGAAGAGTCCGACGACCTGTGGAAGCGCCACTGCCAGCGAGACTTCAAGCGCGAGTCTCCTCAGGAGTTCGAGTCGTGGAGGGAGATGTACCTGCGGCTGCACGACGAGCGGGAGGAGCGGCTGAGGATGCTCACCCAGAACATCACCTCTGCACATGCCAACAAACCCAAAG GTCGGCAGGTTAAGATGGCGTTTGTGAATTCTGTGGCCAAGCCTCCACGTGATGTTCGGCGCCGACAGGAGAAGTTTGGGACCACCAGTGGCTCGTCCACAGCTTCTATTGCAGCCGCCTCTCCTATCAA AATCAGACCGGTTGTTACAGATGACTCTCGGGAGTcgagcagctcctcctcctctctgctggcCTCGCCTGCGCCTTCATCCCGGCTCTCTGCACCAAGTGGAGGAggttcaggaggaggaggacttgGTCGAGAGAAGCCAGCAGTCAAAA AAATCGCCCCTATGATGGCCAAAACCATCAAAGCGTTCAAGAACAGATTCTCCCGCCGGTAA